In the Leptospiraceae bacterium genome, one interval contains:
- the rsgA gene encoding ribosome small subunit-dependent GTPase A codes for MVKEKFLISKIYGAYYEIYSPTLGKKRAVLRGKFRLENSKERHPFVVGDKILAIPSSGDEWVIDKLEERKNFLIRKSGLNDSHVLCSNVDQVAIFASLKDPETKEGFIDRALIASGKAGIPATIVFTKSDLVSENDYKKILSIYKNSGIDTMAVSVFNISSLENFRKVLEGKVTFLVGNSGVGKSTILNKFLDNNFQITAEISSSTGKGRHTTTNSNLVPLSFNTFLIDSPGVKEWGLLHLDEKDVIQNFPGAKNFMDSCEEINCCTLKGECKIMKFFESDSFSENRKKSLESILESLSIESSSQYKQDSFNKGKKKERLRKR; via the coding sequence ATGGTCAAAGAAAAATTTTTGATTTCTAAAATTTATGGAGCTTATTATGAAATTTATTCTCCAACACTCGGCAAAAAAAGAGCTGTTCTTAGAGGAAAATTTCGTCTTGAAAATTCCAAAGAAAGACACCCTTTTGTGGTTGGGGACAAAATTTTAGCAATACCATCATCCGGGGATGAATGGGTCATAGATAAATTAGAAGAAAGAAAAAACTTTCTAATACGAAAGAGTGGTTTAAACGACTCTCATGTTCTGTGCTCCAACGTAGATCAAGTAGCTATTTTTGCATCCCTAAAAGACCCGGAGACAAAAGAAGGATTTATAGACAGAGCCTTGATCGCCTCAGGGAAGGCCGGCATTCCTGCAACAATAGTATTCACTAAGTCTGACTTAGTTTCTGAAAACGATTATAAAAAAATTCTTTCTATTTATAAAAATTCTGGTATAGACACAATGGCTGTATCAGTGTTTAATATTTCTTCTTTGGAAAATTTCCGAAAAGTATTGGAAGGGAAAGTTACATTCTTAGTGGGTAATTCAGGTGTAGGGAAATCCACGATCTTAAATAAATTTTTAGACAACAATTTTCAAATCACTGCGGAGATCAGTTCGAGCACTGGAAAGGGACGACACACTACTACAAATTCTAATTTAGTTCCTTTGTCGTTCAATACATTTCTTATTGATTCGCCGGGTGTAAAAGAATGGGGACTATTGCATTTAGACGAAAAAGATGTAATTCAAAATTTCCCCGGGGCAAAGAATTTTATGGATTCTTGCGAAGAAATAAACTGTTGCACTTTAAAAGGTGAATGTAAAATAATGAAATTTTTTGAAAGTGATAGTTTCTCCGAAAATAGAAAAAAAAGTTTGGAATCTATCTTAGAAAGCCTTTCTATCGAAAGTTCATCCCAATACAAACAAGACAGCTTTAACAAAGGAAAAAAGAAAGAACGATTACGTAAAAGATAA
- the metG gene encoding methionine--tRNA ligase yields the protein MKQKFLVTTALPYANGPIHLGHLLEGIQADIWVRFQKSILNECYFFCADDTHGTPVMIAAKKEGISPEELVNRIQSEHYRDLTGFLIEYNNYYSTNSLENKFYSEDIYNKLKAKGHIAKKDIEQSYCKKDQMFLPDRFIRGTCPKCKSIDQYGDGCEVCGSNYSPKDLLDSKCAICGTPPILKHSTHLFFKLPELQDKLFEWINNPDHVHEGVKNKLLEWFHQGLQEWDISRDGPYFGFEIPGEKDKYFYVWMDAPIGYMASSGNFFAKDMKKFDEFWKTGEGKIIHFVGKDILYFHALFWPAMLMGADYKTPSTVNVHGFLTVNGEKMSKSRGTFIKASTYLKYLSPEHLRFYLAGKLSNGLEDLDLSFDDFVLKVNSDLVGNFINILSRVGTTILDKLDRRVGKISEEGYSLLKEIQSKESEIRSAYSDKNYSKVMKEIAKAGDIVNKYINDKTPWNLIKTDIEKTREVVTNALNCAKVIAIFLYPVLPHISKKVFSFLNENAEISFSEIHSVVENRIISKYEILTNRVDEKAIQAMIEESKQTTQTTSTKTEKPETGIGLIGINDLSKVELRVGQIKEANHVEGADKLINVKVDLGEKGIKNIFAGIKSSYKPEDLIGLKVVVVANLEPRKMKFGVSEAMLLASGKDESLSLFVPHREANPGDLLK from the coding sequence ATGAAACAAAAGTTTTTAGTGACTACCGCCCTTCCTTATGCCAATGGTCCAATCCATTTAGGACATTTATTAGAAGGTATTCAAGCCGATATATGGGTCAGGTTTCAAAAATCTATTCTGAACGAGTGCTATTTTTTTTGTGCAGACGATACTCATGGAACTCCTGTGATGATTGCAGCAAAAAAAGAAGGAATCTCTCCAGAAGAATTAGTCAATCGAATTCAAAGCGAACACTACAGGGACTTAACCGGGTTTCTTATTGAGTACAATAATTACTACTCTACCAATTCTCTTGAAAATAAGTTTTATTCTGAGGATATTTACAATAAACTAAAAGCAAAGGGGCATATCGCAAAAAAGGATATAGAGCAAAGCTATTGCAAAAAAGACCAAATGTTTTTGCCCGATAGGTTTATTCGAGGAACTTGTCCGAAGTGCAAATCAATTGATCAGTACGGAGACGGATGCGAGGTTTGTGGGTCAAACTATTCACCTAAAGATTTACTCGATTCAAAATGTGCGATATGCGGAACTCCACCGATATTAAAACATTCAACTCATTTATTTTTTAAACTTCCAGAGTTGCAAGATAAACTTTTTGAATGGATTAATAATCCTGACCATGTTCACGAAGGAGTGAAAAATAAACTTTTAGAGTGGTTTCACCAAGGACTTCAAGAGTGGGATATTTCCCGCGATGGACCTTATTTTGGATTTGAAATTCCCGGAGAGAAAGACAAATATTTTTATGTTTGGATGGATGCGCCTATCGGTTATATGGCATCGTCCGGAAATTTTTTTGCAAAGGATATGAAAAAGTTTGATGAATTCTGGAAAACCGGTGAAGGGAAAATTATTCATTTTGTAGGAAAGGATATTTTGTATTTTCACGCACTTTTTTGGCCTGCTATGCTAATGGGTGCAGATTACAAAACACCGAGCACAGTAAACGTTCACGGTTTTTTAACCGTAAATGGAGAGAAGATGTCTAAGTCGAGAGGTACTTTTATCAAAGCGAGTACCTACCTAAAATATCTTAGCCCGGAACACCTTCGATTTTATCTTGCCGGAAAGCTTTCTAATGGTTTGGAAGATTTGGACTTGAGTTTTGATGACTTTGTATTAAAAGTCAATTCAGACCTTGTAGGAAATTTTATCAATATACTTTCTAGAGTAGGGACTACAATACTCGATAAATTAGATAGAAGGGTTGGGAAAATTTCTGAAGAAGGTTATTCTTTATTGAAAGAAATCCAATCCAAAGAAAGCGAAATTCGAAGTGCCTATTCAGATAAAAATTATTCAAAGGTTATGAAAGAAATCGCAAAAGCGGGAGATATTGTAAATAAATATATTAACGACAAAACTCCTTGGAATCTTATTAAAACGGATATCGAGAAAACGAGAGAGGTGGTAACTAACGCATTAAATTGTGCGAAGGTAATTGCAATCTTTTTGTATCCTGTTTTACCTCATATATCAAAAAAGGTTTTTTCTTTTCTAAATGAAAATGCAGAAATTTCTTTTTCAGAGATTCATAGCGTAGTCGAAAACAGAATTATTTCAAAATACGAAATTTTAACCAATAGGGTGGACGAAAAAGCGATACAAGCCATGATAGAAGAAAGTAAACAAACTACTCAAACTACATCAACTAAAACAGAAAAACCAGAAACCGGTATAGGTCTAATAGGAATTAACGATTTATCAAAAGTAGAATTAAGAGTCGGACAAATCAAAGAAGCAAATCACGTTGAAGGTGCAGACAAACTAATCAATGTAAAGGTTGATCTTGGAGAAAAGGGGATAAAAAATATTTTTGCCGGAATCAAATCTTCTTATAAACCGGAAGATCTGATCGGATTAAAAGTCGTTGTTGTTGCAAACCTTGAGCCAAGAAAAATGAAATTTGGAGTTTCTGAAGCGATGCTATTGGCTTCTGGAAAAGATGAATCCTTGTCCCTTTTTGTTCCGCATCGAGAAGCCAATCCGGGGGATTTGTTGAAATAG